The stretch of DNA CATGCCGAAGGGTGCGGAGATCCGGCGCGTCATCGCGGTGTTCAGCTCCCGCGGAAGCGATCATAGCAAAGAAGTGCGGGAGTACTTTATTAGCGAGGAGCGCGGCCCGTTTGTGGGCGAGACGGTGGAGGCGGCGCTCCCTCTGCTGGGGGCAGTAGGTGGAAGGGAAGCGTGAGGTAGTTCGGGCAAGCCGGCTTGCACTCGGTTCCGGATTTCGAGAATAGAAACCTCGGGCGCGGAGAAATAGGGCCAACGCAAACGGGCTGGGCATGAGGACAACTCGCCGGCGGGAGAGTGTGGAGAAGCTCTACCGGCTCACCATCGAGCTGGGCACTACCCTCGATGAGAAGCGCGAAATCCAGGTGTTCCTGCGATGGGTCGAGCAGGAGGCGAACCCGCAGCTGGCCGCGCTCTATGTGGTCGATGACTTGAAATCGGTGCTGGAGCCAGTAGGTGCCGTCGGTGTCCCTCCCGCCGTGTTGCGGACCATCCCCATGGGTGAGGACGTGTGGCGTCACCTGGAGAACAGCACCCCGAAGGCCAGGGTACGTCCGGGACAGCGGTACAGCGTTCCCCTTATCCTGGAAGGTCAGCTCTTCGGGTTCCTGGCGGTGGTGAGTGCGGCTCGTGGAGCTACTTTGCGCTCGGAGAAGAAATTGCTCGCTACGGCAGCCGGATATCTCGCGCCGATCCTGCGGAACATTTGGCGATACCAGTCCCTTGAGAAGCAGGTTCGCCAGAGGACGGAGGAACTGGTCGAGTCGGAGCGGCGTCACCGTCAACTTGCGGAAAGACTCCATCTTCTGCGCGAGGTTGACTCTGCGATCTTGGAGGCCAAATCGGTCAGGGAGGTTGGGCAGCTCGTTTGCCGCTGCCTCCTCCAGGTCGTTCCCGGTGTATTTTGTGTGGCGATTTTGGGAATTCCAGGCTCGGTGGAAGAGGCGGAGGTCCTGGCCGCCGCCGATCGCTCGTCGATTCCCTCACTTGTGCCGGGAATGAGAGTGTCGCTTGCGGACATCGCACTGCGGTCGGGGCTTGAGGCAAAG from candidate division KSB1 bacterium encodes:
- a CDS encoding GAF domain-containing protein, with the protein product MRTTRRRESVEKLYRLTIELGTTLDEKREIQVFLRWVEQEANPQLAALYVVDDLKSVLEPVGAVGVPPAVLRTIPMGEDVWRHLENSTPKARVRPGQRYSVPLILEGQLFGFLAVVSAARGATLRSEKKLLATAAGYLAPILRNIWRYQSLEKQVRQRTEELVESERRHRQLAERLHLLREVDSAILEAKSVREVGQLVCRCLLQVVPGVFCVAILGIPGSVEEAEVLAAADRSSIPSLVPGMRVSLADIALRSGLEAKDLALHPVESSPDPRRITYMLAQLGFRRAMLCPIWEDAGVRGAIVLAGCEDAPWQEDYHETASAFCRSLAIAMRQEELREQVRSQHEELERKVRKRTEELQKLVNHMAGREIRMAELKEVIKMLRKQLLEAGLKPVVDDPLASPEESDWST